The following proteins are encoded in a genomic region of Gouania willdenowi chromosome 6, fGouWil2.1, whole genome shotgun sequence:
- the pias1b gene encoding E3 SUMO-protein ligase PIAS1 — MAESAELKQMVMSLRVSELQVLLGYAGRNKHGRKHELLTKALHLIKAGCSPAVQMKIKELYRRRFPTKMVSPVDLALPTVHSATGLPAGLAQLGFDRHGSPSPLLPVSILGPKHELGLPHLPSSLHPVHPDVKLQRLPFYDLLDELIKPTSLVLDNSQRFQEACYAFALTPQQVQQISSSMDISGTKCDFAVQVQLRFCLSETSCPQEDHFPSNLCVKVNGKACNLPGYLPPTKNGAEPKRPSRPINITSLVRLSTTVPNTIVVSWTSEIGRSFSMAVYLVRQQSSAVLLQRLRAKGIRNPDHSRALIKEKLTADPESEIATTSLRVSLLCPLGKMRLTIPCRSMTCSHLQCFDATLYIQMNEKKPTWVCPVCDKKAPYEHLIIDGLFMEILNSCSDCDEIQFKEDGNWSPMRSKKEVQEVSASFNGVGSDLSRTEAHEQKRGSSNDNNKKVDVIDLTLDSSSEEEVDNEPCLKRACPSLSPVSPPPNKGVLNLHSQPSPVSRAPSMGPVETSYIPPPPPLIQDYRHYYHTTSDLPDLSFFSFLQGDNQHYNMVMAAAAAASASAPEDHDLLRFLPYGSSPMLREPPGTPGSSTLAATNGGSNSGSTSSLVSSSSLRERDKDRDRDSHSISGLSRTSVEAAAAAIYGSISDVISLD; from the exons ATGGCGGAGAGTGCGGAACTGAAG CAAATGGTGATGAGCCTCCGAGTGTCTGAGCTCCAGGTGTTGTTGGGCTATGCAGGACGGAATAAACACGGACGCAAACATGAACTCTTGACCAAAGCGCTCCACCTCATCAAGGCCGGCTGCAGTCCTGCGGTGCAGATGAAGATCAAAGAGCTTTACAGACGCCGCTTTCCTACAAAAATGGTGTCGCCGGTGGACCTCGCTCTCCCCACCGTTCACTCCGCCACCGGCCTACCCGCAGGACTCGCCCAGTTGGGCTTTGACAGGCACGGGTCACCATCGCCGCTGCTTCCTGTTTCCATACTGGGGCCCAAGCATGAGCTGGGTCTACCCCATCTCCCTTCCTCCCTGCATCCCGTTCACCCAGACGTCAAACTGCAGAGATTACCATTCTACGATTTACTGGACGAGCTCATTAAGCCGACCAGCCTGG TTTTAGACAACAGTCAGCGGTTTCAAGAAGCATGTTATGCTTTTGCATTAACGCCACAGCAAGTTCAACAGATCAGCAGCTCCAT GGACATATCTGGGACCAAATGTGACTTTGCTGTTCAAGTCCAGTTAAG attttgtttatcaGAGACGAGCTGTCCCCAGGAGGACCATTTTCCTTCTAATCTGTGTGTGAAGGTCAACGGGAAGGCTTGTAATCTCCCA GGATATCTTCCACCCACCAAAAATGGAGCTGAACCAAAAAGGCCCAGCCGCCCCATTAACATCACGTCTCTGGTCCGATTGTCCACCACAGTTCCCAACACAATCGTTGTGTCGTGGACGTCTGAGATTGGACGA AGTTTCTCCATGGCCGTGTACCTGGTACGACAGCAGTCGTCTGCGGTGCTGCTGCAAAGATTACGAGCTAAAGGAATCCGGAACCCCGACCACTCAAGAGCTCTGA TCAAAGAGAAGCTGACGGCTGATCCTGAAAGTGAGATCGCCACCACCAGTCTACGAGTGTCTCTGCTCTGTCCT CTGGGGAAGATGAGGCTGACCATCCCCTGTCGCTCAATGACCTGCTCCCACCTTCAGTGCTTCGATGCTACACTTTATATCCAAATGAACGAGAAGAAACCAACGTGGGTTTgtccagtttgtgacaaaaaggcGCCGTACGAGCATCTAATCATTGACGG GTTGTTCATGGAAATTTTAAATAGCTGTTCTGACTGTGATGAGATTCAGTTCAAAGAAGATGGGAACTGGTCTCCCATGAGATCGAAGAAGGAGGTGCAGGAGGTTTCTGCGTCCTTCAACGGGGTCGGCAGCG ATTTGTCTCGAACAGAAGCACATGAGCAAAAACGAGGATCATCAAACGACAACAACAAGAAAGTGGATGTTATCGACCTGACTCTGGACAGTTCctcagaggaggaagtggacaACGAGCCTTGTCTGAAAAGGGCCTGTCCCTCGCTTTCTCCTGTTTCTCCTCCTCCAAACAAGGG AGTGCTGAACCTGCACAGTCAGCCATCACCAGTGAGCAGGGCCCCCAGCATGGGCCCCGTGGAGACCAGCTacattcctcctcctccacctctaATCCAGGACTACCGCCACTACTACCACACAACCAGTGACCTGCCAG ATCTGagttttttctctttcctcCAAGGTGACAATCAG CATTACAACATGGTGATggcagcggcagcagcagcatcagcctCTGCCCCCGAGGACCACGACTTGCTTCGTTTCCTGCCGTACGGCTCCTCTCCCATGTTACGGGAGCCTCCGGGCACCCCCGGGAGTAGCACGCTGGCCGCCACCAACGGAGGCAGCAACAGCGGCAGCACCAGCAGCCTGGTTTCCTCCAGCAGTCTGAGGGAACGCGACAAAGACCGGGACAGAGACAGCCACAGCATTTCAGGGCTGTCGAGGACCTCCGTggaagctgctgctgcagccaTTTACGGCTCCATATCAGACGTTATTTCTCTGGACTAG